In the Arachis ipaensis cultivar K30076 chromosome B10, Araip1.1, whole genome shotgun sequence genome, one interval contains:
- the LOC107620300 gene encoding uncharacterized protein LOC107620300, translating into MRRILQPDGIVISWELFQDEFYKKYFPTSVINAKEFELLQLKEVQMTITEYTNTFEELCRFSRVYQGAPEDFAEWKCIKYEGGLRSNIQSFVVPMQIRVFSELVNRSRVAEDCVRRATAEKGSLRMPPKGRQFKRGGFVPQNNQRQGSSRRPNISANQGRRQGKQPQQDMSYHRCGKYHSEPCWFGTGVCYSCGQPGHLASSCPEKKGYETGRVQQPGRVYTTSSIGAEGSETLIRGKYEMAGKTLNALFDSGASHTFIAFEKADELGLKIVVLGMI; encoded by the coding sequence ATGAGGCGCATTCTGCAGCCTGATGGGATTGTGATTTCTTGGGAGTTATTCCAAGATGAATTTTATAAGAAATATTTTCCCACCTCAGTCATAAATGCCAAAGAGTTTGAATTGCTTCAACttaaagaggtccaaatgactATTACTGAGTACACCAATACGTTTGAGGAATTGTGCCGCTTTTCCCGCGTCTATCAGGGAGCTCCTGAGGACTTTGCTGAGTGGAAATGCATAAAGTATGAAGGAGGCCTTAGGAGTAACATTCAGAGCTTTGTGGTGCCTATGCAGATTCGGGTGTTTTCTGAGCTGGTGAATAGGAGCAGGGTGGCGGAGGATTGTGTCAGAAGGGCCACAGCAGAAAAAGGGAGTCTGAGGATGCCACCCAAAGGCAGACAGTTCAAGCGTGGTGGCTTTGTCCCTCAGAACAATCAGAGGCAAGGCAGCTCCAGGAGGCCTAATATCAGTGCTAATCAGGGAAGGAGACAGGGAAAGCAGCCACAGCAGGATATGAGTTACCACAGATGTGGGAAGTATCACTCAGAACCATGCTGGTTTGGGACTGGAGTCTGTTACTCCTGTGGGCAGCCGGGACACTTGGCTAGTAGTTGCCCAGAGAAGAAGGGGTATGAGACAGGCAGGGTGCAGCAACCAGGAAGGGTATACACTACTTCTTCAATAGGCGCTGAGGGGTCAGAGACATTGATCAGAGGTAAATATGAGATGGCGGGTAAAACTTTGAATgctttgtttgattctggagCTTCACATACTTTTATTGCTTTTGAGAAGGCTGATGAGCTAGGATTGAAAATAGTAGTACTGGGTATGATTTAA